Part of the Paracoccus sp. S3-43 genome, CATATCATGAAGAACATCATTGCGCGGGAACGCGCCGGCAAGGCCGTCACCGGCTGAGCCAAAGCGAAAGGGGAGGAGGAACCCATGAAATTCGATGCTGTCCTGATCGAACCGCGCCGCGCCCGGATGGAGGCCGAGGGGTTGTGGCCCGGGAAGACGCTGCTCGACTATTTCGAGGAATGTCTGGCCGAAAAACCCGATGCGCCTGCGCTGACCAGCATCGTCGTCGGCGCCGGCATCCGCACGGATCTGACCTGGGCGCAGATCGACGCCCGCGCCTGGCGTGCGGCCGAGGGTCTGCGCCGGCTGGGCTTGGTCAAGGACGATGTTCTGGCCTGCCAGTTGCCGAATTCGTGGGAATTCATCGTTCTTTATATCGCCTGCCGCCGGCTGGGCGTAGTCTTCAACCCGGTGATGCCGATCTTCCGCGAGCACGAGCTGCTGTTCATGCTGAAGCACGGCGAGGTGAAGGCCTTCGTGGTGCCGAAGATCTTCCGCCATTTCGACCACGAGGCGATGGCCGAGGGGATGCGCCCCGACCTTCCCGATCTGCGCCACATCATCGTCGCGGGCGGCGCGGGGCCGAACAGTTTCGACGCGGCTCTGATGGAGCCGGCGCTGGACGACGCGCCGGGCCTGCGCGAGACCAGTGCCCGCGACCGGGGCGACGCCAACGATGTCTGCCAGCTGATCTACACCTCGGGTACCACGGGCGAGCCCAAGGGCGTGATGCACACCGCCAACACGATGTATGCGAACCTGGTGGCCTATTCCGACCGGCTGCATCTCGGGGCCGGGGACATCGTTCTGATGGCCTCGCCGATGGCGCACCAGACCGGCTTCATGTATGGCTTCCTGATGCCCGTGATGCTGAAGGCCCGGATGGTCCTGATGGACAGCTGGGATAAGGCGCTGGCCGCGAGGCTGATCGCGGAGGAGCGGGTGAGCTTCACCATGGCCTCCACCCCGTTCCTGATGGACCTGTCCGCAGCGGTGGAGGAGGGCGGCACCGACGCCTCGTCGCTGCGCATCTTCCTCTGCGCCGGCACCGCGATCCCCGGCCCGCTGGTCGAGCGCGCCCATGCGATCCTGGGCGCCAAGGTGATCTCGGCTTGGGGGATGACCGAAAACGGCGCCGTCACTGTCGTCGCCCCCGAGGATCCCGACGAACGCTCGGTTCATACCGACGGCCGGCCGCTGCCGGGCATGGAGTTGCAGATCCGCGGCACCGACGGCAAGCCGGTGACGGCCGGCCACGAGGGCGAGCTTTACGTCCGGGGCTGTTCCAACTTCGGCGGCTATCTGAAGCGTCCGCAGTGGAACAACACCGACGCCGAAGGCTGGTTCGACACCGGCGACATCGCCCGTATGGACGAGGCGGGCTATATCCGCATCTGCGGCCGCTCCAAGGATGTGATCATCCGTGGCGCCGAGAACATCCCCGTGGTCGAGGTCGAGGCGCTGCTCTACAAGCACCCCGCCGTGCAGCAGGTCGCCATCGTCGCCTATCCCGACGATCGGCTGGGCGAACGGGCCTGCGCCTTCGTCGTGCCCAAACCGGGCCAAGCCCTCGACTTCGCCGGGATGACGGCCTTCCTCAAGGAGCAGCACATCGCGGTGCAATACGTGCCCGAGCGGCTTGAAGTTCGCGACAGGCTGCCCTCCACCGCCTCGGGCAAGATCCAGAAATTCGCGCTGCGCAACGAACTCCGCGCCGAATACGAGGCGGCGAAGAAGGCGCTGGCAGAGCAATGACCGGGATCGCGGGGCCTCGGGCGGTCGTGACGGGGGCGGGCGGTCCGATGGGCCGCGCCGTCGCCCGGCGGCTGGTCGCGGCGGGGGCCAAGGCTTTGGCGCTGACCGACATTTCCGGCACCCGACTTGCCGAAACCGTGGCGATGCTGACCGCCGAACATGCGGACCTGCGGCTCCAGTCGCTGCGCGGCGACGCGACGGTGGCCTCCGAGGCGGAAGCCTTCGCGGCGATGGTGCTGGACAGTTTCGGCGGGGCGGATGTGCTGGTCAACACGGTGGGCGGCATCCGCTCGCCCCGGCTCTACACCCCGTTCCTTGAGATGGACGAGGCGCAGTTCCGCGCCACCTTCGATCTGAACCTGATGGGCAACTTCCACCTGACCCGCGCCTTCGCGCAGGGGATGGTGGACCGTGGCCTCGGCCGGATCGTCAATTTCGCCACCGTGGTCTTCGGCGGCGAGGCGGGACAGGCGGATTACGCCGCCGCCAAGGCCGCAACCGCATCGCTGACGCGCAGCCTCGCCGCCGAACTGGCGCCCGCCGTAACGGTGAATGCGGTGGCGCCGGGCCTGACCCGCACCTCCGTCACCCAAAACATGCCGGAGGCGGAGGCCGCGCGGCTGACCGCGCTGGCCTTCAACCGCCGCATGGCCGAACCGGAGGAGATCGCCGAGGCGGTCGCCTTCTTCGCCTCGGACGCCGCCCGTTTCGTGACGGGTGAGATCATGGCCGTCTCGGGCGGCATCCACCCGCATCTCTGAAAGGCAGACATGACCGAAGCGGTTCATCTTTCCCTCGCCGACGGCATCGCGCTGATCACCATCGACAACCCGCCGGTGAATGTCACCTCGCGCGCGGTGCGCGAGGGGCTGGTCGCGGCGCTGGATGCGGCCGAGGCGGCGGGGGCGGGCCGCGTGGTGCTGACCGGAGCAGGCAAGACCTTCGTCGCGGGGGCGGATGCGAAGGAATTCTCCGCCCCGCCGCAGCCGCCGCACCTGCCCGACATCGTGAACCGGATCGAGGGTTTTCCGGTGCCGGTCGTGGCCGCGATCAATGGCGCGGCGCTTGGCGGCGGGCTGGAACTGGCGCTGGCTTGCGCGGCGCGGGTGGCCGCGCCCGGGGCGACGCTGGGGCTACCCGAGGTGACGCTGGGTGTCGTGCCCGGCGCGGGCGGCACACAGCGGCTGCCGCGTCTGGTCGGGCTGGACCAGGCGCTGTCGCTGATCCCCGAGGGCCGGGTGATCGGCGCGGTCGAGGCGCTGAGGATTGGGCTGGTCGATGCGGTGGAGGAGGACCCGGTTGCCGCCGCGCGCGCGATGGCCCTCCCGGATCGCCCCGCCACCGGCCTGCGGCCCGCCCCGCAGTTGCAGCCCGAAGCCTTCGACAATGCGCTGAGATCTGCCGCGAAACGCAGCCTCCGGCAGATCGCGCCCGTCAGGGCCATCGAACTGATCGAGGCGTCGACCCGCCTGCCGCTGTCAGAGGGGCTGGCGCAGGAACGTGCGACCTTCCTCGACCTCAAGACCGGCGATCAGGCGGCGGCCTTGCGGCATGTCTTCTTCGCCGAGCGCGCCGCACAGGGGCAGGGGCGCAGCGGCGGGGCCGTGATCGCCTCTGCGGTGGTCGTCGGCGGCGGCACCATGGGGGCGGGTATCGCCTATGCGCTGGCGCAGGTGGGCATCACGGTGACGCTGGTCGAAACCGATACGGCCGCGGTCGAACGGGCGCGCGCGAATGTCGCGAGGCTCTATACCGAGGCCGTGGCGCGCGGCAAATCCTCCTCCGACGCGGCCGAAGCCGCGCTGGCCGCGCGCCATTCCTTTCATGCGGGCTATGACGGCCTGCCCCCGGTGGACATCGCCATCGAGGCGGTGTTCGAGGATCTGGAGGTCAAGCGCCGGGTCTTTGCCACGCTGGATGCCGCGCTGCCGGAAACCACCATTCTGGCGACCAACACCTCTTACCTCGATCCGAACCGTATCGCCGAAGGGCTGCGCAATCCGGGCCGCTTCCTGGGGCTGCATTTCTTCAGCCCGGCGCATGTGATGAAGCTGGTCGAGGTGATCCGGGCGCGGGACACCACCGGGGATACGCTGGCCACCGCGCTTCGGCTGGCCGGTCGGCTGAAGAAGATCCCGGTGCTTGCCGGAGTCTGCGACGGGTTCATCGGCAACCGTATCCTGACCCGCTATCGCCAGGCCTGCGACGTGATGCTGATCGAAGGCGCGCTGCCCGCGCAGGTCGATGCGGCGATGCGCGGCTTCGGCATGGCGATGGGGCCTTACGAGGTGCAGGACCTGTCCGGCCTCGACATCGCCTATGCGAACCGCAAGCGGTTGGGATGGAAGACGAAACCCGGTTTCCGCTATATTCCCATCGCCGACCGGATCGTCGAGGAAACCGGGCGCCTCGGCCGCAAGACCGGCGCCGGCTGGTATGATTATCTTGACGGCAAGGCCAGCGCCTCGGTCCTGATCGACCGGATCGTGGCCGAGGAATCCGCCGGGGCCGGCATCGCGCGGCGCGACTTTGCGGATGACGAGATCGTCGCCCGCGCCACCGCCGCCATGGTCGAGGAAGGCTTCCGTATCCTGTCCGAAGGCATCGCCGAACGCTCGGCCGACCTCGACCTGGTGCTGGTCCATGGCTACGGCTTCCCGCGTTGGCGCGGCGGGCCGATGCACTGGGCGGGCCGCACCGGCCTGACCGAAATCCTGCGGCGGATCGAGCGCTATGCCGCCGAAGACCCGCTGTCCTGGGCCGTGCCCGACCTGCTGGCCCGCGCCGTGGCCGAGGGCAAGACCCCCGAAGACCTGTGAGGACCGAATGATCGACGCTTTCATCTGCGACTATATCCGCACGCCCATCGGCCGCTACGGCGGGGCGCTGGCCCCGGTGCGGCCCGACGACTTGGCCGCACTGCCGCTGGCGGCCCTTCTGACGCGCAACCCCGGCCTCGACCCTTCGGCGGTCGAGGAGGTCTGGTTCGGCTGCGCCAACCAGGCGGGAGAGGACAACCGCAACGTCGCGCGCATGGCGCTGCTGCTGGCAGGTCTGCCCGAGACGGTGCCGGGGGTGACGGTGAACCGGCTCTGCGGCTCGGGGCTGGAGGCGGTCGCGGCGGCCGCCCGCGCCGTGCAGTCGGGCGACATGGATCTGGCCATCGCCGGCGGGGTGGAGAGCATGACCCGCGCGCCCTTCGTGATGCCCAAGGCGGGGGCCGCCTGGGCCCGCGCGACCGAGGTGCATGACACCACCATCGGCTGGCGCTTCGTCAACCCGCGGATGCAGGCGCAATACGGGACCGAGTCCATGCCGGAAACCGCGCAGAACCTGGCCGATGAACACGGCATCAGCCGCGAGGATCAGGATGCCTTCGCCTTGCGCTCGCAGGAAAAGGTGGCGGCGGCACAGGCAAACGGTCGGCTGGCCCAGGAAATCCTGCCGGTGACGGTGGCTCTTGGGCGCGGCAAGACTGTCGAGGTGGCGCAGGACGAACACCCGCGCGCCACCACGCTGGCCGATCTGGCGAGGCTGAAGCCGATCACCCGCCCCGATGGATCGGTCACGGCCGGCAATGCCTCGGGCGTGAACGACGGCGCGGCGGCGCTGATCGTGGCCTCCGCCGCGGCGGTCAAACGGCATGGCCTGACGCCCCGCGCGCGCATCGTCGGCGGCGCCTCGGCGGGCGTCGCGCCGCGGGTGATGGGCTACGGCCCGGTGCCTGCGGTGCGCAAGCTGCTGGAGAAGGCCGGCATCGGCCTCGACGCGCTGGCGCTGATCGAATTGAACGAGGCCTTCGCCGCGCAGGCGCTGGCCGTGCTGCGCGGCCTGGGCCTTGCCGATGACGACCCGCGCGTGAACCCCAATGGCGGCGCCATCGCCCTTGGCCATCCGCTGGGCATGTCGGGCGCCCGCATCGCCGGCTCGGCCGCGCTGGACCTGTCGCAGGGCAGCGGCCGGTTCGCGCTGGCCACGATGTGCATCGGCGTCGGCCAGGGCGCGGCGCTGCTTCTTGAACGTGTTTGATCCCCGGAGGATTTCTGATGACCGATAAACCGAAACTCAAACCGAAAGACGCGCCCGATCTCGGCCGTTTCGATTGGGAAGACGCCTTCCGGCTGGATGGGCAACTGACCGAGGACGAGCGGATGCTGCGCGACGCGGCGCGCAGTTTCTCGCAGGAGAAGCTGCAACCGCGCGTCATCAGGGCCTTCGCCGAAGAGGAAACCGATCCGGCGATCTTCCGTGAGATGGGCGAGATGGGCCTCTTGGGCGTGACGGTGCCGGCGGAATACGGCGGGCTGGGGGCGAGCTATGTCTCCTACGGCCTGATCGCCCGCGAGGTAGAGCGGGTGGACAGCGGCTATCGCAGCATGATGTCGGTGCAGTCCAGCCTGGTGATGTATCCGATCTATGCCTACGGGTCCGAGGAGCAGCGCCGGAAATATCTGCCGAAACTGGCGAGCGGCGAATGGATCGGCTGCTTCGGCCTGACCGAACCCGACGCGGGCTCGGATCCGGCGGGGATGAAGACCACGGCGAAGAAGTCGGCGAGCGGCTATGTGCTGAACGGCACGAAGACGTGGATCTCGAACGCGCCCATCGCCGATGTCTTCGTGGTCTGGGCGAAATCCGAGGCGCATGGCGGCAGGATCCGCGGCTTCGTGCTGGAGAAGGGCACCAAGGGCCTCTCGGCACCGAAAATCGGCGGCAAGCTCTCGCTCCGCGCCTCGATCACCGGCGAGATCGTGATGGACGATGTCGAGGTCGGTGAGGACGCGCTGTTGCCGCATGTCGAGGGGCTGAAGGGTCCGTTCGGCTGCCTCAACCGCGCCCGGTATGGCATTTCCTGGGGCGTCCTCGGCGCGGCCGAGTTCTGCTTCCACGCCGCGCGGCAGTATGGCCTGGACCGCAGGCAGTTCGGGCGGCCGCTGGCCAACACGCAGATCTACCAACTGAAGCTGGCGGACATGCTGACGGAGATCAGCCTTGGCCTTCAGGCATCCTTGCAGGTCGGGCGGCTTCTGGACGACGCGAATGCAGCACCCGAGATGGTATCCATCGTCAAGCGCAACAACTGTGGCAAGGCGCTGGAGATTGCCCGCATCGCCCGCGACATGCACGGCGGCAACGGCATTTCCGAAGAATTCCAGGTGATCCGCCACATGGTCAACCTTGAAACCGTCAACACCTATGAAGGCACCCATGACGTCCACGCCCTGATCCTGGGCCGTGCGATCACCGGCCTTCAGGCTTTTTATTGAGGATTGCGCGATGAAGGTATTGGTGCCTGTAAAACGGGTGGTCGACTACAACGTGAAGGTTCGCGTGAAGGCGGACGGGACGGGTGTCGATCTTGCGAATGTGAAGATGTCAATGAACCCCTTTGACGAGATCGCGGTCGAAGAGGCGATCCGTCTGAAGGAAAAGGGCGCGGCGTCCGAGATCGTGGTGGTCTCCATCGGAGTGAAGCAGGCGCAGGAAACCCTGCGGACCGCGTTGGCGATGGGTGCCGACCGAGCGATCCTCATCGAGGCGGCGGCCGACGTGCATACCGACATCGAACCGCTGGCGGTGGCGAAGCTGCTGGCTGCGGTGGTGAAAGAAGAGGCCCCGGGTCTGGTGCTGGCCGGCAAGCAGGCCATCGACAACGACATGAACGCCACCGGCCAGATGCTGGCGGCGCTGCTCGGCTGGGCGCAGGGCACCTTTGCCTCGGAACTGGCGATCGAGGGCGACCATGCCAAGGTCACCCGCGAGGTGGACGGCGGGCTGCAGACGATCAGCGTCAAGCTGCCCGCAATCGTCACCGTCGACCTGCGGCTGAACGAGCCGCGCTATGCCTCGCTGCCAAACATCATGAAGGCCAAGGCCAAGCCGTTGGCGACCAAGACGCCCGCCGACTACGGCGTGGACGTGAGCCCGCGGCTGACCGTGGTGAAGACGGTGGAACCGGCGGGCCGCAAGGCCGGGGTCCGGGTCGGCTCGGTGGACGAGCTGATTGCGAAACTGAAAGACGAAGCGGGGGTGATCTGATGGCCGTTCTTCTTCTTGCCGATGTGAATGACGGGCAGCTTGCCACCGACTCGGTGGCCAAGGCCGTCGATGCCGTGAAGGGTCTGGGCGAGGTCCACCTGCTGGTGGCCGGCCCCGACGCCGCCGCTGGCGAGGCGGCGCAGCTGGACGGCGTGGCCAAGGTGCTGAAGGCCGCCGACGGCGCCTATGACCACGGGCTGGCCGAGTCGATCTCGGCGCTGATCGTGTCGCTGGCCGGCAACTACAGCCATATCTGCGGCGCGGCGACGGCCTATTGCAAGAACGTGATGCCCCGCGTGGCCGCCCTTCTGGACGTGATGGTGGTCTCGGATGTCACCGCGGTGACCGACGCCGACACCTTCGAGCGGCCGATCTATGCCGGCAACGCGATCCAGACCGTGAAGTCGGCCGACGCGAAGAAGGTCTTCACCGTGCGGACGGCGAACTTCACCGCCGTGGGAGATGGCGGTTCGGCTGCGGTCGAGGCGGTCTCCGGGCCTTCGGGCGACGGGCTGTCTTCCTGGGTCGAGGACAAGGTCGCGGCCTCGGACCGGCCGGAACTGACCTCGGCCAAGATCGTGGTCTCGGGCGGCCGCGGGGTGGGGTCGAAGGAGAGCTTCGACATCATCGAGGCGCTGGCCGACAAGCTGAACGCCGCCGTGGGCGCCTCGCGTGCCGCGGTCGATTCGGGCTTTGCGCCGAACGACTGGCAGGTGGGTCAGACCGGCAAGGTGGTGGCGCCGCAGCTTTACATCGCCTGCGGCATCTCGGGCGCGATCCAGCATCTGGCGGGGATGAAGGACTCGAAAGTCATCGTCGCCATCAACAAGGACGAAGAGGCCCCGATCTTCCAGATCGCCGACTACGGCTTGGTCGGAGACCTGTTCACGCTGGTGCCCGAACTGACGGGCAAACTTTGAACCCAAGCTTTCGGGGGCCGGCTGCCTCCGGAACTCCAAGGAAGATCGAGGACAGAAAATGCAGCCCTCTCCTGCGCGCGAAAGCATGGAATACGATGTCGTCATCGTCGGCGCCGG contains:
- a CDS encoding electron transfer flavoprotein subunit beta/FixA family protein; amino-acid sequence: MKVLVPVKRVVDYNVKVRVKADGTGVDLANVKMSMNPFDEIAVEEAIRLKEKGAASEIVVVSIGVKQAQETLRTALAMGADRAILIEAAADVHTDIEPLAVAKLLAAVVKEEAPGLVLAGKQAIDNDMNATGQMLAALLGWAQGTFASELAIEGDHAKVTREVDGGLQTISVKLPAIVTVDLRLNEPRYASLPNIMKAKAKPLATKTPADYGVDVSPRLTVVKTVEPAGRKAGVRVGSVDELIAKLKDEAGVI
- a CDS encoding acyl-CoA dehydrogenase — protein: MTDKPKLKPKDAPDLGRFDWEDAFRLDGQLTEDERMLRDAARSFSQEKLQPRVIRAFAEEETDPAIFREMGEMGLLGVTVPAEYGGLGASYVSYGLIAREVERVDSGYRSMMSVQSSLVMYPIYAYGSEEQRRKYLPKLASGEWIGCFGLTEPDAGSDPAGMKTTAKKSASGYVLNGTKTWISNAPIADVFVVWAKSEAHGGRIRGFVLEKGTKGLSAPKIGGKLSLRASITGEIVMDDVEVGEDALLPHVEGLKGPFGCLNRARYGISWGVLGAAEFCFHAARQYGLDRRQFGRPLANTQIYQLKLADMLTEISLGLQASLQVGRLLDDANAAPEMVSIVKRNNCGKALEIARIARDMHGGNGISEEFQVIRHMVNLETVNTYEGTHDVHALILGRAITGLQAFY
- a CDS encoding electron transfer flavoprotein subunit alpha/FixB family protein translates to MAVLLLADVNDGQLATDSVAKAVDAVKGLGEVHLLVAGPDAAAGEAAQLDGVAKVLKAADGAYDHGLAESISALIVSLAGNYSHICGAATAYCKNVMPRVAALLDVMVVSDVTAVTDADTFERPIYAGNAIQTVKSADAKKVFTVRTANFTAVGDGGSAAVEAVSGPSGDGLSSWVEDKVAASDRPELTSAKIVVSGGRGVGSKESFDIIEALADKLNAAVGASRAAVDSGFAPNDWQVGQTGKVVAPQLYIACGISGAIQHLAGMKDSKVIVAINKDEEAPIFQIADYGLVGDLFTLVPELTGKL
- the aliA gene encoding cyclohexanecarboxylate-CoA ligase; the encoded protein is MKFDAVLIEPRRARMEAEGLWPGKTLLDYFEECLAEKPDAPALTSIVVGAGIRTDLTWAQIDARAWRAAEGLRRLGLVKDDVLACQLPNSWEFIVLYIACRRLGVVFNPVMPIFREHELLFMLKHGEVKAFVVPKIFRHFDHEAMAEGMRPDLPDLRHIIVAGGAGPNSFDAALMEPALDDAPGLRETSARDRGDANDVCQLIYTSGTTGEPKGVMHTANTMYANLVAYSDRLHLGAGDIVLMASPMAHQTGFMYGFLMPVMLKARMVLMDSWDKALAARLIAEERVSFTMASTPFLMDLSAAVEEGGTDASSLRIFLCAGTAIPGPLVERAHAILGAKVISAWGMTENGAVTVVAPEDPDERSVHTDGRPLPGMELQIRGTDGKPVTAGHEGELYVRGCSNFGGYLKRPQWNNTDAEGWFDTGDIARMDEAGYIRICGRSKDVIIRGAENIPVVEVEALLYKHPAVQQVAIVAYPDDRLGERACAFVVPKPGQALDFAGMTAFLKEQHIAVQYVPERLEVRDRLPSTASGKIQKFALRNELRAEYEAAKKALAEQ
- the pcaF gene encoding 3-oxoadipyl-CoA thiolase — protein: MIDAFICDYIRTPIGRYGGALAPVRPDDLAALPLAALLTRNPGLDPSAVEEVWFGCANQAGEDNRNVARMALLLAGLPETVPGVTVNRLCGSGLEAVAAAARAVQSGDMDLAIAGGVESMTRAPFVMPKAGAAWARATEVHDTTIGWRFVNPRMQAQYGTESMPETAQNLADEHGISREDQDAFALRSQEKVAAAQANGRLAQEILPVTVALGRGKTVEVAQDEHPRATTLADLARLKPITRPDGSVTAGNASGVNDGAAALIVASAAAVKRHGLTPRARIVGGASAGVAPRVMGYGPVPAVRKLLEKAGIGLDALALIELNEAFAAQALAVLRGLGLADDDPRVNPNGGAIALGHPLGMSGARIAGSAALDLSQGSGRFALATMCIGVGQGAALLLERV
- a CDS encoding 3-hydroxyacyl-CoA dehydrogenase NAD-binding domain-containing protein, translating into MTEAVHLSLADGIALITIDNPPVNVTSRAVREGLVAALDAAEAAGAGRVVLTGAGKTFVAGADAKEFSAPPQPPHLPDIVNRIEGFPVPVVAAINGAALGGGLELALACAARVAAPGATLGLPEVTLGVVPGAGGTQRLPRLVGLDQALSLIPEGRVIGAVEALRIGLVDAVEEDPVAAARAMALPDRPATGLRPAPQLQPEAFDNALRSAAKRSLRQIAPVRAIELIEASTRLPLSEGLAQERATFLDLKTGDQAAALRHVFFAERAAQGQGRSGGAVIASAVVVGGGTMGAGIAYALAQVGITVTLVETDTAAVERARANVARLYTEAVARGKSSSDAAEAALAARHSFHAGYDGLPPVDIAIEAVFEDLEVKRRVFATLDAALPETTILATNTSYLDPNRIAEGLRNPGRFLGLHFFSPAHVMKLVEVIRARDTTGDTLATALRLAGRLKKIPVLAGVCDGFIGNRILTRYRQACDVMLIEGALPAQVDAAMRGFGMAMGPYEVQDLSGLDIAYANRKRLGWKTKPGFRYIPIADRIVEETGRLGRKTGAGWYDYLDGKASASVLIDRIVAEESAGAGIARRDFADDEIVARATAAMVEEGFRILSEGIAERSADLDLVLVHGYGFPRWRGGPMHWAGRTGLTEILRRIERYAAEDPLSWAVPDLLARAVAEGKTPEDL
- a CDS encoding SDR family oxidoreductase → MTGIAGPRAVVTGAGGPMGRAVARRLVAAGAKALALTDISGTRLAETVAMLTAEHADLRLQSLRGDATVASEAEAFAAMVLDSFGGADVLVNTVGGIRSPRLYTPFLEMDEAQFRATFDLNLMGNFHLTRAFAQGMVDRGLGRIVNFATVVFGGEAGQADYAAAKAATASLTRSLAAELAPAVTVNAVAPGLTRTSVTQNMPEAEAARLTALAFNRRMAEPEEIAEAVAFFASDAARFVTGEIMAVSGGIHPHL